From Acomys russatus chromosome 25, mAcoRus1.1, whole genome shotgun sequence, a single genomic window includes:
- the Hes7 gene encoding transcription factor HES-7 isoform X2 — protein sequence MVTRDRPENRDGPKMLKPLVEKRRRDRINRSLEELRLLLLERTRDQNLRNPKLEKAEILEFAVGYLRERSRVEPPGVPRSPGQDAEALASCYLSGFRECLLRLAAFAHDASPAARSQLFSALHGSRRPKPPRSEAADPGLPAPRPPLDPASPVVGPALQRGPPSPRCARSPSHCCPRAGDSSAPAPLTGLLPPPPPPPPPYRPDGAPKAPPLPPPAFWRPWP from the exons ATGGTCACCCGGGATCGACCTGAGAATAGGGATGGCCCCAAG ATGCTGAAGCCGTTGGTGGAGAAGCGGCGCCGGGACCGCATCAACCGCAGCCTGGAagagctgcggctgctgctgTTGGAGAGGACCAGGGACCAG AACCTCCGGAACCCGAAGCTGGAGAAAGCGGAGATCCTGGAGTTCGCCGTGGGCTACTTGAGGGAGCGAAGCCGGGTGGAGCCCCCGG GGGTTCCTCGGTCCCCAGGCCAGGACGCCGAGGCGCTCGCCAGCTGCTACTTGTCCGGTTTCCGCGAGTGCCTGCTTCGCCTGGCGGCCTTTGCGCACGACGCTAGCCCGGCCGCCCGCTCCCAGCTTTTCTCCGCGCTGCACGGCTCCCGGCGCCCCAAGCCGCCCCGGTCAGAGGCGGCGGATCCGGGGCTCCCGGCGCCGCGCCCACCGCTGGACCCTGCCTCTCCGGTCGTTGGCCCCGCGCTGCAACGGGGCCCTCCCAGTCCGCGCTGCGCCAGGTCCCCGTCCCACTGCTGCCCACGCGCCGGGGATTCCAGCGCGCCGGCGCCCCTCACCGGACtgctgccgccaccgccgccgccaccgccaccgtaCAGACCAGACGGGGCGCCCAAGGCCCCGCCACTCCCGCCGCCCGCGTTTTGGAGACCTTGGCCCTGA
- the Hes7 gene encoding transcription factor HES-7 isoform X1, with product MVTRDRPENRDGPKMLKPLVEKRRRDRINRSLEELRLLLLERTRDQNLRNPKLEKAEILEFAVGYLRERSRVEPPAPAAPGVPRSPGQDAEALASCYLSGFRECLLRLAAFAHDASPAARSQLFSALHGSRRPKPPRSEAADPGLPAPRPPLDPASPVVGPALQRGPPSPRCARSPSHCCPRAGDSSAPAPLTGLLPPPPPPPPPYRPDGAPKAPPLPPPAFWRPWP from the exons ATGGTCACCCGGGATCGACCTGAGAATAGGGATGGCCCCAAG ATGCTGAAGCCGTTGGTGGAGAAGCGGCGCCGGGACCGCATCAACCGCAGCCTGGAagagctgcggctgctgctgTTGGAGAGGACCAGGGACCAG AACCTCCGGAACCCGAAGCTGGAGAAAGCGGAGATCCTGGAGTTCGCCGTGGGCTACTTGAGGGAGCGAAGCCGGGTGGAGCCCCCGG cgcCGGCTGCACCAGGGGTTCCTCGGTCCCCAGGCCAGGACGCCGAGGCGCTCGCCAGCTGCTACTTGTCCGGTTTCCGCGAGTGCCTGCTTCGCCTGGCGGCCTTTGCGCACGACGCTAGCCCGGCCGCCCGCTCCCAGCTTTTCTCCGCGCTGCACGGCTCCCGGCGCCCCAAGCCGCCCCGGTCAGAGGCGGCGGATCCGGGGCTCCCGGCGCCGCGCCCACCGCTGGACCCTGCCTCTCCGGTCGTTGGCCCCGCGCTGCAACGGGGCCCTCCCAGTCCGCGCTGCGCCAGGTCCCCGTCCCACTGCTGCCCACGCGCCGGGGATTCCAGCGCGCCGGCGCCCCTCACCGGACtgctgccgccaccgccgccgccaccgccaccgtaCAGACCAGACGGGGCGCCCAAGGCCCCGCCACTCCCGCCGCCCGCGTTTTGGAGACCTTGGCCCTGA
- the Per1 gene encoding period circadian protein homolog 1 — MSCPLEGADGGGDPRPGEPFCPGGVPSPGASQHRPCPGPSLADDTDANSNGSSGNESNGHESRGASQRSSHSSSSGNGKDSALLETTESSKSTNSQSPSPPSSSIAYSLLSASSEQDNPSTSGCSSEQSARARTQKELMTALRELKLRLPPERRGKGRSGTLATLQYALACVKQVQANQEYYQQWSLEEGEPCAMDMSTYTLEELEHITSEYTLRNQDTFSVAVSFLTGRIVYISEQAGVLLRCKRDVFRGARFSELLAPQDVGVFYGSTTPSRLPTWGTGASAGSGLKDFTQEKSVFCRIRGGPDRDPGPRYQPFRLTPYVTKIRVSDGAPAQPCCLLIAERIHSGYEAPRIPPDKRIFTTRHTPSCLFQDVDERAAPLLGYLPQDLLGAPVLLFLHPEDRPLMLAIHKKILQLAGQPFDHSPIRFCARNGEYVTMDTSWAGFVHPWSRKVAFVLGRHKVRTAPLNEDVFTPPAPSPALSLDPDIQELSEQIHRLLLQVSAQEDLRTRCSGSQPGTETNQSPSLLQPVHSSSPTGLCGVGPLMSPGPLHSPGSSSDSNGGDAEGPGPPAPVTFQQICKDVHLVKHQGQQLFIESRAKPPPRPRLPATGAFKAKVLPCQSPNPELEVAPAPDQAPLALAPEEPERKEASSCSYQQINCLDSILRYLESCNIPSTTKRKCASSSSYTASSASDDDKQRAGPVPVGAKKDPSSAVLSGEGATPRKEPVVGGTLSPLALANKAESVVSVTSQCSFSSTIVHVGDKKPPESDIIMMEDLPGPAPGPAPSPAPSPTVAPDPAPDAYRPVGLTKAVLSLHTQKEEQAFLSRFRDLGRLRGLDNSSVAPSAPGERGCHHGPMPPGRRHHCRSKAKRSRHHPTPRPETPCYAPLPSPVPSSGPWPPPAATTPFPAVVQPYPLPVFSPRGGPQPLPPAPTSVPPATFPSPLVTPMVALVLPNYLFPTPPSYPYGVSQAPVEGPPTPASHSPPPSLPPLPSSPPHRPDSPLFNSRCSSPLQLNLLQLEESPRNEAGTAAGAPGSSAGPLPPSEEAAEPEARLVEVTESSNQDALSGSSDLLELLLQEDSRSGTGSAASGSLGSGLGSGSGSGSHEGGSTSASITRSSQSSHTSKYFGSVDSSEAEAGAAQARTEPGDQVIKYVLQDPIWLLMANADQHVMMTYQVPSRDVASVLKEDRERLRAMQKQQPRFSEDQRRELGAVHSWVRKGQLPRALDVMACVDCGSSIQDPGHSDDPLFSDLDGLGLEPMEEGGGEVGGGGGGGEPQTQSGAKGSSSQDSAMEEEEQGESPSSPALPAEGSGTS, encoded by the exons ATGAGCTGTCCCCTAGAAGGGGCCGATGGGGGAGGGGACCCCAGGCCCGGAGAACCTTTTTGCCCTGGAGGAGTCCCATCCCCTGGGGCCTCGCAGCACCGGCCTTGTCCAGGCCCCAGCCTGGCTGATGACACTGATGCAAACAGCAATGGCTCAAGTGGCAATGAATCCAATGGGCACGAGTCCAGGGGCGCATCTCAGCGGAGCTCTCACAGCTCCTCTTCTGGCAACGGCAAGGACTCAGCCCTTCTGGAGACCACTGAGAGTagcaagag CACGAACTCTCAGAGTCCGTCCCCACCCAGCAGCTCCATTGCCTatagcctcctgagtgcaagcTCAGAGCAGGACAACCCGTCTACCAGcggctgcag CAGTGAGCAGTCAGCTCGAGCCAGGACCCAGAAGGAACTCATGACTGCACTGCGGGAGCTCAAACTTCGGCTGCCACCAGAGCGTCGGGGCAAGGGCCGCTCCGGGACCCTGGCCACGCTCCAGTATGCCCTGGCCTGTGTTAAGCAGGTGCAGG CTAACCAGGAGTATTACCAGCAGTGGAGCCTGGAGGAGGGTGAGCCTTGTGCCATGGACATGTCCACGTACACGCTGGAGGAACTGGAGCACATCACGTCTGAGTACACGCTTCGAAACCAG GACACCTTCTCTGTGGCCGTGTCCTTCCTGACGGGTCGGATTGTCTACATCTCGGAGCAGGCAGGCGTCCTGCTGCGTTGCAAGCGGGATGTGTTCCGAGGTGCCCGCTTCTCAGAGCTCCTAGCTCCCCAGGATGTGGGTGTCTTCTATGGCTCTACCACACCGTCTCGATTGCCCACCTGGGGCACCGGCGCCTCTGCAG GCTCCGGCCTCAAGGACTTCACCCAGGAAAAGTCTGTCTTCTGCCGAATCAG AGGAGGTCCTGACCGGGATCCAGGGCCTCGGTACCAGCCATTCCGCCTAACCCCATACGTGACCAAGATTCGGGTCTCAGATGGGGCCCCTGCACAGCCGTGCTGCCTCCTCATTGCAGAGCGCATCCACTCTGGTTATGAAG CTCCCCGCATCCCTCCCGACAAGAGGATCTTTACCACCCGCCACACACCCAGCTGCCTCTTCCAGGATGTAGATGAAAG GGCTGCCCCACTGCTGGGCTACCTGCCCCAGGATCTCCTGGGTGCTCCAGTGCTCCTCTTTCTGCACCCTGAGGACCGGCCCCTCATGCTGGCCATTCATAAAAAGA TTCTGCAGCTGGCAGGCCAGCCCTTTGACCATTCCCCTATTCGATTTTGCGCTCGGAATGGGGAATATGTCACCATGGACACCAGCTGGGCCGGTTTTGTGCACCCCTGGAGCCGCAAGGTGGCCTTCGTATTGGGCCGCCATAAAGTCCGCAC GGCGCCCCTGAACGAGGACGTGTTCACTCCCCCGGCCCCCAGCCCGGCTCTGTCCCTGGACCCTGATATACAGGAGCTATCAGAGCAGATCCACCGGCTGCTCCTGCAGGTGAGCGCTCAGGAAGACCTCAGGACGAGGTGCTCAGGAAGCCAGCCGGGTACAGAGACTAACCAGTCGCCCTCCTTGCTGCAGCCTGTGCACAGCTCCAGCCCCACAGGGCTCTGTGGAGTTGGTCCTTTGATGTCCCCTGGtcctctacacagccctggctccTCTAGTGATAGCAATGGGGGCGACGCTGAGGGGCCTGGTCCTCCTGCTCCA GTGACTTTCCAGCAGATCTGTAAGGACGTGCACTTGGTGAAGCACCAGGGACAGCAGCTCTTCATCGAGTCCCGGGCCAAGCCTCCTCCCCGGCCCCGTCTCCCTG CTACGGGTGCATTCAAGGCCAAAGTCCTTCCCTGCCAGTCCCCAAACCCCGAGCTGGAGGTGGCCCCTGCTCCTGACCAAGCGCCACTAGCATTGGCCCCTGAGGAGCCAGAGAGGAAAGAAGCCTCCAGCTGTTCCTACCAGCAGATCAACTGCCTGGACAGCATCCTCAG GTACCTGGAGAGCTGCAACATTCCCAGTACAACCAAGCGTAAatgtgcctcctcctcttcctacacGGCCTCTTCAGCCTCTGATGACGACAAGCAGAGGGCCGGTCCAGTTCCTGTGGGGGCCAAGAAAG ATCCGTCGTCAGCAGTGCTGTCTGGGGAGGGGGCCACTCCTCGGAAGGAGCCAGTGGTGGGAGGCACCCTGAGCCCGCTCGCCCTGGCCAATAAGGCGGAGAGCGTGGTGTCCGTCACCAGTCAGTGTAGCTTCAGCTCCACCATCGTCCATGTGGGAGACAAGAAGCCCCCGGAGTCGG ACATCATCATGATGGAAGACCTACCCGGCCCGGCCCCCGGCCCGGCCCCCAGCCCGGCCCCCAGCCCCACAGTAGCCCCTGACCCAGCCCCAGATGCGTATCGACCAGTGGGTCTGACCAAGGCCGTGCTGTCCCtgcacacacagaaggaagagcAAGCCTTCCTCAGCCGCTTCAGAGACCTTGGCAGGCTTCGTGGACTTGACAACTCTTCTGTGGCCCCCTCAGCCCCTGGCGAGCGAG GCTGCCACCATGGCCCCATGCCCCCGGGTCGCCGACACCACTGCCGATCTAAAGCAAAGCGTTCTCGCCATCACCCGACCCCCCGGCCCGAAACTCCCTGCTATGCCCCCCTTCCTTcacctgtgccctcttctggaccctgGCCACCCCCAGCAGCCACCACTCCTTTCCCAGCAGTGGTTCAGCCCTATCCACTCCCAGTGTTTTCCCCTCGAGGGGgaccccagcctcttcctccGGCCCCCACATCTGTGCCCCCTGctacttttccttctcccttagTAACCCCAATGGTGGCCTTGGTGCTCCCTAACTATCTGTTCCCTACTCCGCCTAGCTATCCATACGGGGTCTCCCAGGCCCCTGTTGAGGGGCCACCCACGCCTGCTTCGCATTCACCTCCTCCATCCCTGCCTCCACTGCCCTCTAGCCCCCCACACCGCCCAGACTCCCCACTGTTCAACTCAAGATGCAGTTCCCCACTCCAGCTCAATCTACTGCAGCTTGAGGAGTCCCCCCGCAACGAGGCGGGTACTGCTGCAGGGGCCCCTGGGAGCAGTGCTGGGCCCCTGCCTCCCAGTGAGGAGGCTGCTGAGCCAGAGGCCAGACTG gTGGAGGTCACAGAGTCCTCCAATCAGGACGCACTTTCAGGCTCCAGTGACCTGCTGGAGCTACTGCTTCAGGAAGATTCTCGCTCTGGCACCGGTTCTGCAGCCTCGGGCTCCCTGGGCTCTGGCCTGGGCTCTGGGTCTGGTTCCGGATCCCACGAAGGGGGGAGTACCTCAGCCAGCATCACTC gCAGCAGTCAGAGCAGCCACACAAGCAAGTACTTTGGCAGCGTCGACTCTTCAGAGGCGGAGGCTGGGGCTGCTCAGGCCAGGACTGAGCCTGGGGACCAGGTCATTAAGTATGTGCTCCAGGACCCCATCTGGCTGCTCATGGCCAATGCTGACCAGCATGTGATGATGACATACCAGGTGCCCTCCAG GGACGTAGCCTCTGTGCTGAAGGAAGACCGAGAGAGGCTCCGGGCCATGCAGAAGCAGCAGCCGCGCTTCTCAGAGGACCAGCGCCGCGAGCTGGGTGCTGTGCACTCCTGGGTCCGGAAGGGCCAGCTGCCTCGGGCCCTTGATGTGATG GCTTGTGTGGACTGTGGAAGCAGCATCCAAGATCCTGGCCACTCGGATGACCCACTCTTCTCAGACCTGGATGGATTGGGGCTGGAGCCCATGGAGGAGGGTGGAGGcgaggtgggtgggggtgggggtggtggggagccCCAGACCCAAAGTGGGGCTAAGGGTTCAAGCTCTCAGGACTCTGccatggaggaggaagagcaaggcGAGAGCCCATCAAGCCCGGCTTTGCCAGCAGAAGGAAGCGGCACCAGCTAG
- the Vamp2 gene encoding vesicle-associated membrane protein 2: MSATAATVPPAAPAGEGGPPAPPPNLTSNRRLQQTQAQVDEVVDIMRVNVDKVLERDQKLSELDDRADALQAGASQFETSAAKLKRKYWWKNLKMMIILGVICAIILIIIIVYFST, translated from the exons AT GTCGGCTACCGCTGCCACTGTCCCGCCTGCCGCCCCGGCCGGCGAGGGCGGcccccctgcaccccctccaAATCTTACCAGTAACAGGAGACTGCAGCAGACCCAGGCCCAGGTGGATGAG GTGGTGGACATCATGCGGGTGAATGTGGACAAGGTCCTGGAGCGGGACCAGAAGCTGTCGGAGCTGGACGACCGGGCAGATGCCCTCCAGGCAGGGGCCTCCCAGTTTGAAACAAGCGCGGCCAAGCTCAAGCGCAAGTACTGGTGGAAAAACCTCAAG ATGATGATCATCTTGGGAGTGATTTGCgccatcatcctcatcatcatcatcg TTTACTTCAGCACTTAA